A region of Methanocorpusculum labreanum Z DNA encodes the following proteins:
- a CDS encoding phosphopentomutase/phosphoglucosamine mutase produces MLFGSSGIRQLFDQHLLSLAPIVGAAVAKNAKHVVLGTDSRTSRNVLAHAVISGLISGGADVVYGGICPTPTVAFGAGFADAGVMITASHNPEPYNGIKLFRSDGSSYTLAQQKEIEEEVDCPVWSSWDEQGSFTDADLITPHKEAILTSVCIPEDITIVVDCGNGAGGQITPKLFEESGTAVIPVNCDPSGKFARPSEPLEKNLLHIPKLMKKINADCAVVNDGDADRMMAFDNLGRYIDGDHLLMLFAKYLDAKQVVTTVDASMAIEEIAEVRRTPVGDSFVSEELISWGTFGGEPSGSWIFPKHSLCPDGPYAAALFAEISGEWNVAEELDAMPRYTILRDALETKNAKEILSGLGADKPTDGIRISDENGWCLIRASGTEPKIRCTAEGRTKDDAKRMLESGMNKIRDSMHQIRE; encoded by the coding sequence ATGCTTTTTGGTTCGTCCGGTATCAGACAATTGTTTGATCAGCACCTACTTTCTCTTGCACCTATCGTTGGGGCGGCAGTTGCAAAAAATGCAAAACATGTCGTTCTTGGGACAGATTCACGAACCAGCAGAAATGTTCTCGCGCACGCCGTAATCTCGGGACTGATCAGCGGCGGAGCAGACGTTGTCTACGGAGGAATCTGTCCCACGCCGACCGTTGCCTTCGGCGCCGGATTTGCCGATGCGGGAGTTATGATCACGGCTTCACATAATCCGGAACCCTATAACGGCATCAAACTTTTCCGGTCCGACGGCTCGTCCTACACCCTCGCTCAGCAAAAAGAGATCGAAGAGGAAGTAGATTGCCCCGTCTGGAGCTCATGGGATGAGCAGGGTTCCTTTACGGATGCCGATCTAATTACGCCGCATAAAGAAGCGATCCTTACCTCGGTTTGCATTCCAGAAGATATCACCATAGTAGTGGATTGTGGAAACGGGGCCGGCGGGCAAATCACGCCGAAACTCTTTGAAGAGTCGGGAACGGCAGTTATTCCGGTAAACTGCGATCCTTCAGGAAAGTTTGCCCGGCCATCCGAACCTCTGGAAAAAAATCTCCTGCACATCCCGAAACTGATGAAAAAAATCAATGCCGACTGTGCCGTCGTAAATGACGGAGATGCAGATCGGATGATGGCATTTGACAATCTGGGGCGGTATATCGACGGGGACCATCTGCTTATGCTTTTTGCAAAATATCTCGATGCAAAACAGGTTGTGACGACAGTTGATGCATCTATGGCGATCGAAGAGATCGCCGAAGTTCGGCGAACGCCGGTCGGTGATAGTTTTGTATCCGAGGAACTTATCTCATGGGGGACGTTCGGCGGGGAACCGTCGGGAAGCTGGATCTTTCCCAAGCACTCCCTTTGCCCTGACGGACCTTACGCTGCCGCACTTTTTGCCGAGATATCAGGTGAATGGAATGTTGCCGAGGAACTGGATGCGATGCCAAGATATACTATTCTTCGTGATGCTTTAGAGACAAAGAATGCAAAAGAGATCCTTTCCGGACTTGGCGCAGACAAACCAACTGACGGTATCCGAATCTCCGATGAAAACGGCTGGTGTCTGATTCGTGCAAGCGGAACCGAGCCGAAGATCCGCTGTACCGCTGAAGGAAGAACAAAAGACGATGCAAAACGGATGCTGGAATCAGGTATGAACAAAATCCGTGATTCAATGCATCAGATCAGGGAGTAA
- a CDS encoding cyclase family protein: MKIHDVSVGLHPGMYVYPGDPEFSLIRMKSGDAVISSLSLGTHTGTHIDAPAHYFEEGISVNKLELNNLITSAEVVTSPQMPAKNCKAVLFKNAVPLSLETAKHLLLAGIKTIGCDTPSIGDDDVHRFLLKNGIIIIEVLDLSNIQDGVYRMAALPLKIEGADASPARVVLLEDRV, from the coding sequence ATGAAGATCCATGATGTGAGTGTCGGCCTGCACCCCGGGATGTATGTATATCCCGGGGATCCTGAATTTTCTTTGATCAGGATGAAATCAGGAGATGCCGTCATCTCATCACTTTCCCTTGGCACGCATACCGGGACCCACATCGATGCGCCCGCACATTATTTCGAAGAGGGAATTTCCGTCAACAAACTGGAATTAAATAACCTGATCACGTCTGCCGAGGTCGTAACCTCGCCTCAAATGCCTGCAAAAAACTGTAAAGCGGTTCTTTTCAAAAATGCCGTTCCCTTATCTCTTGAGACGGCAAAACACCTTCTTCTTGCCGGCATCAAAACAATTGGCTGCGACACTCCATCCATAGGAGATGATGATGTTCATCGTTTTTTGCTGAAAAACGGCATCATCATCATCGAGGTGCTGGATCTTTCGAATATTCAGGATGGGGTGTATCGGATGGCAGCCCTGCCGCTGAAAATTGAGGGGGCAGATGCCTCGCCTGCAAGAGTTGTGTTACTTGAGGATAGAGTATGA
- a CDS encoding SufB/SufD family protein, producing MQEMNGFSGISPEDKERLALTGIHTDSMEGRAGSFLLVNDHILHAGSQTEGVEVLMIEKALEKYEWLKEYCWKIVPADKDQYTTYVSEHPQRGYVIIAHKGAKTTFPLQSCMFMQGDTIQTVHNIVIAEEGSEVHLIAGCASSLKTKEGAHYGINEIYVGKNAKVTSTMIHTWGEEIEVFPRTATIVEEGGTFLSNYVCMRPTKMVQMYPTAYLKGEGAVARFSSVIVAGTGSNIDAGSRAVLQAPNTSAELITRAITNGGTIISRGAIIAEVPQTKGHIECRGLILKDGVMHAIPEIDGRVVDIELSHEAAVGKIARDEIEYLMARGLSEEEATATIIRGFLDVRIEGLPDALQKQIENAIDSADHGF from the coding sequence ATGCAGGAAATGAATGGATTCTCAGGGATCAGTCCCGAAGATAAAGAACGTCTTGCCTTGACCGGAATCCACACGGATTCCATGGAAGGACGTGCAGGGAGTTTCCTCCTCGTCAACGACCATATCCTTCACGCAGGTTCCCAGACGGAAGGCGTTGAAGTACTCATGATCGAAAAAGCCCTCGAAAAATACGAGTGGCTCAAGGAGTACTGCTGGAAGATCGTCCCGGCGGATAAAGATCAGTACACGACGTACGTTTCTGAACATCCTCAGAGAGGATACGTCATCATCGCCCACAAAGGGGCGAAAACCACGTTTCCCCTTCAGAGCTGTATGTTTATGCAGGGTGATACGATCCAGACGGTCCACAATATCGTCATTGCCGAAGAAGGATCCGAGGTCCATCTGATCGCCGGATGTGCGAGCTCTCTGAAAACAAAAGAAGGGGCACACTACGGAATCAATGAGATATATGTCGGGAAAAATGCCAAAGTGACCTCGACGATGATCCATACATGGGGCGAAGAGATCGAAGTCTTCCCGCGTACGGCAACCATTGTCGAAGAGGGAGGAACGTTCCTTTCTAATTATGTCTGTATGCGCCCGACGAAAATGGTCCAAATGTATCCAACCGCTTATCTCAAAGGCGAGGGTGCGGTCGCCCGCTTTTCGAGCGTGATCGTCGCCGGAACCGGATCAAACATCGATGCCGGATCAAGAGCGGTTCTTCAGGCGCCGAATACCAGCGCCGAACTGATCACCCGCGCCATTACAAACGGCGGAACGATCATATCCAGAGGAGCCATCATTGCCGAAGTCCCGCAGACGAAAGGACACATCGAATGCCGCGGCCTGATCCTAAAAGACGGCGTAATGCATGCGATCCCTGAGATCGACGGACGCGTTGTCGACATTGAACTATCCCACGAAGCGGCTGTCGGAAAGATCGCCAGAGATGAGATCGAATATCTCATGGCACGCGGACTTTCTGAAGAAGAAGCTACCGCCACCATTATCCGCGGGTTCCTGGATGTCAGGATCGAAGGTCTGCCTGATGCCCTCCAAAAGCAGATCGAAAATGCAATCGATTCGGCTGATCACGGATTTTAG
- a CDS encoding ABC transporter ATP-binding protein — MLEIENLHVEVGGREVLHGISLTVPDGQTHVLLGPNGSGKTTLLRTIMGFASSKVTSGKIIFNGVDVTNKPVHERAKLGMGIMFQRPPTISGLKLGKFITATNNIDEARIPIIVEKLHMTKFLDRDVNAGFSGGEIKRSEILQLTVQNPSFVMLDEPESGVDVENMALLGNAAASLLEKEIHMKNRTKSGLIITHTGYILDYLEADVGYVLIDGYLQCSGNPREILKSVKTSGYKDCISCRK; from the coding sequence ATGCTTGAAATCGAAAACCTGCATGTGGAAGTTGGCGGACGTGAAGTTCTGCACGGCATATCATTAACCGTGCCTGACGGACAGACCCATGTCCTCCTTGGCCCGAACGGGTCAGGAAAAACCACCCTTCTTCGTACAATTATGGGCTTTGCTTCTTCCAAAGTAACCTCCGGTAAAATAATATTCAACGGCGTTGATGTCACGAATAAACCGGTTCACGAACGTGCAAAACTTGGAATGGGCATCATGTTCCAGCGCCCGCCTACAATATCCGGTCTGAAACTCGGCAAATTCATCACTGCAACAAATAACATCGATGAAGCTCGGATCCCAATAATCGTGGAAAAACTGCACATGACGAAATTCCTCGATAGAGACGTCAATGCGGGATTTTCCGGCGGCGAGATAAAACGCAGTGAAATTCTGCAGCTTACTGTTCAGAATCCGTCTTTTGTGATGCTGGATGAGCCGGAAAGCGGCGTCGATGTGGAAAATATGGCCCTTCTTGGAAATGCCGCGGCATCCCTTCTCGAGAAGGAGATCCACATGAAGAACCGTACCAAATCGGGACTTATCATCACGCACACCGGATATATCCTCGATTATCTCGAGGCGGATGTCGGATATGTTCTGATCGACGGATATCTGCAGTGCAGCGGGAACCCGCGTGAAATTCTCAAAAGTGTGAAAACATCAGGATACAAGGACTGTATATCATGCAGGAAATGA
- a CDS encoding ribonuclease H-like domain-containing protein has translation MGTVEKYILQRPRTDDLPGYLVPEYYQNYLRTRNVSKLVPIVEHNQLDVANLAFLLRTECEAIYG, from the coding sequence TTGGGCACAGTCGAAAAATATATCCTCCAGAGACCGAGAACCGATGACCTGCCGGGTTATCTGGTTCCGGAGTATTACCAGAATTATCTTCGTACCCGAAACGTTTCAAAACTCGTCCCGATCGTTGAACATAACCAACTTGATGTAGCAAATCTTGCTTTCCTCCTCAGAACTGAATGTGAGGCCATCTATGGATGA
- a CDS encoding DEAD/DEAH box helicase, producing MDEDNKDNMYIKCEEAKMPKFQNPHSPVSEKLGCYLAEKNIQLYTHQADTFDHVFEGKNVIITTPTASGKTLAYALPVFEGLIANPEATALFIYPTKALTRDQLLFLKSLDTDLRARTKPAIYDGDTRQELRSKIRSSSRIILTNMYELHHILAWRAKWGDFWANLSYVVVDEAHRYRGIFGSNTALLLRRLRRVCNYYDTDPRFLLSTATLGNAGTFAETLTGLPFVEVDNDGSPRAKRTFRIYSPQNKNSISAAAELVTSQMNAGMQTLCFTRSRKAAEITAIRCREELPAGKIASYRGGYRPSERREIESALKTGNMSGVISTNALEVGIDVGGLDSVVISGFPGSMISVLQQAGRAGRNQKDAVITFIADQNPIDQYYARNPEAFFNAPQEEVILGIHNPYLLSAHLLCAAAELPYRIERDQEYFGEAASDIIDSLKDAHLLASTSKGYVYCGGDNPVQNTPFFGMDAESWTVRYENTTLETMDENQAYREAYFGAVIFHQGERYRVETIDAELRIIRVVKTYDIYSTRPIISTEISITSREKTRRHNDLIVNYGEVLVSSQLRGYSVIEYDQIVTTCELDVAPRQFTTKACWITIDEECGIDAEAFPGSLHGVEHALIAAMPHYVLCDRSDIGGVATPFHSDTLAPTIFMYDGVKGGIGLTEKAADLFPDILTFAHELVTGCPCMDGCPSCIHSPKCGNNNQPLNKAGTAELLKYLEVESKKPLSINNPDVNS from the coding sequence ATGGATGAAGACAATAAAGACAATATGTACATAAAATGCGAGGAGGCAAAAATGCCAAAGTTTCAAAATCCTCACTCTCCTGTCTCGGAGAAGCTTGGCTGCTACCTTGCAGAGAAAAATATTCAACTCTATACCCATCAGGCTGATACCTTCGATCACGTTTTTGAGGGGAAAAATGTCATTATTACCACTCCAACCGCGTCCGGCAAAACCCTTGCCTACGCGCTTCCCGTTTTTGAAGGTCTGATCGCGAATCCGGAAGCGACGGCACTGTTCATCTATCCGACAAAGGCGCTCACCCGCGATCAGTTGCTTTTCCTGAAATCTCTTGACACCGATCTTCGCGCACGCACAAAACCGGCGATCTACGACGGAGACACCCGGCAGGAACTTCGTTCCAAGATCAGGTCCAGTTCGCGGATCATTCTCACCAACATGTATGAACTCCACCATATTCTTGCATGGCGGGCAAAATGGGGTGATTTCTGGGCCAATCTCTCCTATGTTGTGGTAGACGAGGCACACAGATACCGGGGAATCTTTGGATCCAATACCGCTCTTCTCTTGAGAAGACTGCGTCGCGTCTGTAATTATTATGATACCGACCCGCGGTTTCTTCTTTCAACTGCTACCCTGGGAAATGCCGGGACGTTTGCCGAGACATTAACCGGCCTGCCGTTTGTCGAAGTGGATAATGACGGTTCACCGCGGGCAAAACGCACATTCCGCATATACTCTCCGCAAAACAAAAACAGTATCTCGGCCGCTGCCGAGCTGGTTACTTCTCAAATGAATGCAGGGATGCAGACCTTATGTTTTACCCGTTCACGAAAAGCCGCAGAGATCACTGCCATACGATGCAGGGAGGAGCTGCCTGCTGGTAAAATCGCATCGTACCGCGGTGGATATCGTCCGTCAGAGCGGCGGGAGATCGAGTCGGCTCTGAAAACGGGAAACATGTCCGGCGTTATCAGCACCAATGCATTGGAAGTCGGCATAGATGTAGGCGGTCTTGACTCTGTAGTTATAAGCGGATTTCCGGGTTCCATGATATCTGTTCTCCAGCAGGCCGGGCGTGCCGGAAGAAATCAAAAGGATGCGGTCATCACCTTTATCGCCGATCAGAATCCTATCGATCAGTATTATGCCAGAAACCCCGAGGCCTTTTTCAATGCTCCTCAGGAAGAAGTGATTCTTGGAATCCATAATCCCTATCTACTCTCAGCCCATCTCCTGTGTGCCGCCGCAGAATTACCTTACAGGATTGAGCGTGACCAGGAATACTTCGGGGAAGCGGCCTCCGATATCATTGATTCTCTCAAGGATGCCCATCTCCTCGCCAGTACATCGAAAGGGTATGTCTACTGCGGCGGAGATAACCCGGTACAGAATACACCGTTCTTTGGAATGGACGCAGAATCCTGGACGGTACGCTATGAAAATACTACCCTTGAGACCATGGATGAAAATCAGGCATATCGGGAAGCATATTTTGGCGCAGTCATTTTTCACCAGGGGGAACGCTATCGTGTCGAAACCATTGATGCAGAACTCCGCATTATCAGAGTAGTAAAAACGTACGATATCTATTCTACCCGGCCGATCATAAGTACGGAAATATCCATTACTTCCAGAGAAAAAACCAGAAGACATAATGATCTTATCGTAAATTATGGAGAAGTCCTGGTTTCATCACAGTTACGTGGGTATTCAGTGATCGAATATGATCAGATCGTAACCACCTGTGAGCTCGACGTTGCTCCAAGACAATTCACGACGAAAGCCTGCTGGATTACGATTGATGAGGAATGCGGAATTGATGCCGAAGCCTTTCCCGGATCCCTTCACGGTGTTGAACATGCCCTCATAGCTGCAATGCCGCATTATGTATTGTGTGACAGGTCCGACATCGGCGGGGTGGCAACCCCATTCCACAGTGACACCCTTGCTCCAACCATTTTCATGTATGATGGAGTGAAAGGCGGCATAGGTCTCACTGAAAAAGCAGCGGACCTTTTTCCGGATATTCTTACTTTTGCCCATGAACTGGTAACCGGTTGTCCCTGCATGGACGGCTGCCCGTCATGTATTCACTCTCCAAAATGCGGAAATAATAATCAGCCCCTGAATAAAGCCGGTACGGCTGAACTTCTAAAATACCTTGAGGTTGAATCCAAAAAACCGTTGTCTATAAATAATCCTGATGTGAATTCTTAA
- a CDS encoding protease inhibitor I42 family protein, translating into MKKIRLMILGACILVICIFAAGCVSPEVPVNTDDPVLTVIVEKEGILIPANAAMTFILPANPTTGYTWNVMESSGLNVTDEYKSTPVPEGWTGGGGYQYYTLTAEKAGTYTFKAAYARSWETDTEPIYTMKQILVFSEAENDDYAGDVMLSVLFDGTVNPKAGDVVKICTEGNPTTGYYWTAVTQDGLKVVKDDYITDTTTGLVGVGGTYVWYVTAEKAGTYEFKATYQRSGQDPANVFFFDLTFT; encoded by the coding sequence ATGAAGAAAATCAGACTGATGATTCTTGGAGCATGCATACTTGTCATCTGCATATTTGCAGCGGGTTGCGTATCTCCGGAAGTACCGGTGAACACGGATGATCCTGTCCTGACGGTTATTGTCGAAAAGGAAGGCATACTGATTCCGGCAAATGCTGCGATGACATTTATTCTCCCGGCAAATCCCACGACCGGCTACACCTGGAACGTAATGGAAAGTTCCGGACTGAATGTCACCGATGAGTATAAGTCGACACCTGTTCCCGAAGGGTGGACAGGCGGAGGAGGCTATCAGTATTACACATTAACCGCTGAAAAGGCAGGGACCTATACGTTCAAAGCAGCATATGCACGTTCCTGGGAAACGGATACCGAACCGATCTATACCATGAAGCAGATTCTGGTCTTTTCAGAGGCAGAGAACGATGATTATGCCGGCGATGTTATGCTGAGCGTACTGTTTGACGGGACGGTCAATCCGAAAGCAGGCGACGTTGTCAAAATCTGCACGGAAGGAAACCCGACAACCGGGTATTACTGGACAGCCGTAACGCAGGATGGATTAAAGGTCGTAAAGGATGATTATATCACTGATACCACCACCGGACTTGTTGGTGTCGGCGGAACATACGTTTGGTATGTAACGGCAGAAAAAGCAGGAACGTATGAGTTCAAAGCAACATATCAGAGATCAGGGCAGGATCCGGCAAATGTGTTCTTTTTCGATCTGACGTTTACGTAA
- a CDS encoding phosphoribosylaminoimidazolesuccinocarboxamide synthase, which translates to MKLVYTGKTKDVFSLEDGNYLLKFKDNCTGADGVFDPGMNTVGPTIEGAGRAGLRLTEYFMKILNEKGVPTHFISADIENVTMTVKPAKTFGKGLEVICRFRAVGSFYRRYGDYITEAAVLPAFVETTFKDDAREDPPVTKDALEILGIMSPEDYESLKVLTQKIAGIMKEELAKKNIELYDIKFEFGKIGDQVVLIDEISGGNMRAYRNGEYLLPLDLTSKVLDE; encoded by the coding sequence ATGAAATTGGTATACACCGGCAAAACAAAGGATGTATTCTCACTAGAAGATGGGAACTATCTGCTGAAATTTAAGGATAACTGTACTGGTGCTGATGGGGTATTCGATCCAGGGATGAACACAGTTGGCCCAACTATTGAAGGTGCCGGACGTGCTGGTCTTAGATTAACTGAGTACTTTATGAAGATCCTGAACGAAAAAGGGGTCCCAACTCACTTCATCAGTGCAGACATCGAAAATGTAACGATGACCGTAAAGCCCGCCAAGACATTCGGCAAGGGACTTGAAGTCATCTGCAGATTCCGTGCAGTCGGTAGCTTCTACCGTCGCTATGGCGACTACATTACGGAAGCAGCAGTACTGCCGGCATTTGTCGAGACAACGTTCAAAGATGATGCACGTGAAGACCCGCCAGTAACCAAAGATGCACTTGAAATTCTGGGCATCATGTCCCCCGAGGATTATGAGAGCCTGAAAGTTCTCACCCAGAAAATCGCCGGCATCATGAAGGAAGAGCTCGCAAAGAAGAACATTGAACTCTACGACATTAAGTTCGAGTTCGGTAAGATCGGCGACCAGGTTGTTTTAATCGATGAGATCTCCGGCGGAAACATGCGTGCATACAGAAACGGCGAGTACCTTTTACCGCTCGATCTGACAAGCAAGGTTCTCGACGAGTAA
- the rlmH gene encoding 23S rRNA (pseudouridine(1915)-N(3))-methyltransferase RlmH — protein MQIQIVCVGKIKDAYISSGVVEFEKRLRPYGKIFITELAEVKIPDNASASDELRVKEREGELILANVKEGFFKIALDPNGMSLSSEEFSDVFRDAKLSGKNLCFIIGGPLGLSPKLLQSVEKKLSLSRMTFTHPMTRLILLEQVYRAFRILNGEPYHK, from the coding sequence ATGCAGATTCAGATCGTCTGCGTAGGAAAGATCAAAGACGCCTATATTTCATCCGGGGTTGTCGAGTTTGAAAAACGTCTGCGGCCTTACGGGAAGATTTTCATCACGGAACTTGCCGAAGTGAAAATCCCGGATAACGCCTCGGCATCGGATGAACTCCGCGTGAAGGAGAGAGAAGGAGAACTGATCCTGGCAAATGTCAAGGAGGGATTCTTTAAAATCGCTCTTGACCCGAACGGGATGTCTCTCTCGAGCGAAGAGTTTTCCGATGTATTTCGCGATGCGAAATTATCCGGAAAGAACCTCTGCTTCATCATCGGCGGACCTCTTGGCCTGTCACCAAAATTGCTCCAATCGGTCGAAAAAAAACTGTCATTATCCCGTATGACCTTTACTCACCCCATGACCAGGCTTATTCTCCTCGAACAGGTGTATCGCGCGTTTCGGATCCTGAACGGCGAACCCTACCACAAATAA